A single genomic interval of Helianthus annuus cultivar XRQ/B chromosome 13, HanXRQr2.0-SUNRISE, whole genome shotgun sequence harbors:
- the LOC110898416 gene encoding photosystem II 5 kDa protein, chloroplastic, producing the protein MASMTMASTFLGGSAAIAATKQPSTTTSRRGFAVMANASSKVSGVEKVVVEEKKESGRRDMMFAVAAAAALTVANVALAADEEPKRGTEAAKKKYAVICVTMPTARICRN; encoded by the coding sequence ATGGCATCAATGACAATGGCATCCACATTCCTTGGCGGCTCAGCCGCCATCGCCGCCACCAAGCAACCCTCCACCACCACGAGCCGCCGGGGATTTGCGGTTATGGCCAATGCCTCATCAAAGGTGTCCGGTGTTGAGAAAGTTGTGGTGGAAGAAAAGAAGGAGAGTGGGAGGAGAGACATGATGTTTGCGGTTGCAGCTGCGGCCGCTTTAACCGTGGCCAACGTTGCATTGGCCGCGGATGAAGAGCCGAAGCGTGGTACTGAGGCCGCTAAGAAGAAGTATGCTGTAATTTGCGTGACCATGCCCACGGCACGTATTTGCCGTAACTAA